ACCTGCTATTGAACCAGCCATGAAACCGATGGCGCTCCACCTGCCGTTCTTCCAGTAGTCCCAGAACATCCAGGTGATGGCAGCGAATGCGGCCGCCTCCATCGTGTTGACGAATGCTATGTTGGTATCAACATCAACCCTGAGGGCGGAACCGGCGTTGAACCCAAACCAGCCAAACCACAGAAGGGCGGTGCCTATAACTATAAGCGGAAGGTTATGGTTACCCGCTTTTATATGCTTTCTCTTCCCGAGGTAGTATATCGCTGCAAGGGCACCGAAACCGGCGCTGGTGTGGACGACGAGACCACCGGCAAAGTCCTCAACTCCCCAGCTCTGGAGGAAACCACCACCCCAGAGCCAGTGCGCGAAGGGGAAGTACACGAAGACGAGCCAGAGTGTTAGGAAGACCACGAACCCCTTAAAGCGCATTCTATCGGCGAAAGCTCCCGTCATTAGGACGGGAGTTATTATAGCGAACATAAGCTGGTATATCATGAAAGTAAACATGCTGATCTGGCCGTTCCCGGGGTAGAGGGTGTTTGGCATTATGTGATCGAGGAGGAAATACTGGAGGTTCCCTATGACTCCTGCAACGTCCTTACCGAACGCTAGGCTAAATCCTATTATCACCCAGATTACAGTTGTCCACCCCGCCGAGAAGAAGTTCTGCATCATCATTGTTACCGCGTTCTTCTTGTTGACCATGCCCCCGTAGAACAAAGCCAGACCTGGGGTCATAATAAAAACCAGAGCAGCTGCAATCAGCATAAAGCCATCGCTGGCCGGATCGAACATCTTCATCACCTCATTCAACTCGGTTGAACTTCAACCTTTTTCCGAATAATCTTCGAGACAATGTGTTATTAATGCTTGTGGTTCATTCATCTATATTAACCACTGTATTGTTACATTGTGTCATATAGTACGAATCTTTACAAATATCAACTATTATGTCATAGTCGTTACAATAGAAGTGGCATTAACGTCTCAATGTTAGGATGCTTTATGAATGTGCTTTCATATATATGACCTGGTGAAATATCGCACTTATCATCCATAAACCCGCAAAAACCGTTAAATTTAGAGTTAAATTGGGCATAGATGGGAAGTGAAAAACTCAGGAGCTGGGCCCCTTGGGAAAAGGTCTCCTGAACACCAGCACGTTCGGCCCATCCGTCTCGTCCCAGAGGAAGAGGCCGAGTCTCTTAATGCCCGGCAGGAGGGGTTTAACCCCGCTTGGGAGCATGACGTCAAAGGTCTTTTTGCCCATCTCCTTCGCAACACACGCCATCGCTGGAAGGATTGCCTTCAGTGTTGCCAAGCCGACGTCCAGCGGAGTGAAGGTTGCTCCTTCCTTCGGAGCGAGGAAGTGAAAGCCGTTGATGTTGTAGAGCTCGGCGTTCTTCTTAATCCACCCTAAGGCCTCGACGCTCCGCCTCACGAAGCGCCAGCCGATGGGGATTAAGCCTAAGGTCAAGTCTTCGAGCTTCGGTTCAATACGCTGCGGTTCCTCCGGCTCGAAGTTCTCGGTTTTTGCCCTGAAGACAAAGAACTTCGCTTTAATTTGAAAGCCAGTTTTTTGTCCCATTGTAACGCTCTCTCGAAGGAGAACGTAGGTTGCGAACTCGAGGGCCTCAATCCTTCCTTCGCGGGCGAGCCTCTCGCCCAGTTCTAGCATGAAGTCGTGGAGCTTCCTCCCGTAGCCCCTACCCCTGTAGTCCGGGTGAACTCTGAGGCCTTCGAGCCAGCCGACCTTCCCGGGGAGAAGCGTCATCTTCGCCGTGCCGATAACCTTCCCGTCCATTTCGAGCACGTAAAAACCACCATCGCTAAGCCACTCTTCAAAGACCCTCGCCAGGTAGTCATCTCCTCCCCACGTCAGCCTTGCAATCTCCTCGATGAAGGGTCTATCCTCTGGTCTGGCTTCCCTTATCAGGGATCCCATACTATCACCTGTTACCTGATTAGAAAAAGGCTTTTAAGCACCTTTCGTTATTACGTTTGGTGGTGTTAATGAATCGCCTCCTCGCACTCGCCGTTGCGTTACTCATCATTTCCGCCTCCCTCGGCTACGCATACCACGAGAAGAGGGCGGAGGTTGATGATGCTGAGAGGGGCTTAATCGCGGTCTCCAACACTGCCCTGTTCTGCCTGACGGACATAGATGCACTCGAAACGATGCTCGAAAACAACGCGAGCGATGAAGCTGTGAGGGAAAGGGTGAGCCGGTACGCCCACTGCGCCTGGGTATTGAGTGAAGCGTCCTTTTCGCTCTACGATATCACCGGGGAGGAGAAGTACTGGAAGCTTCACGTTGCATCTGCAAACCTCGCGGATTACTTTAACCACGCCAGGAACAGTGAGAATCCGAGGGAACTCGTGGCCAGGAATCTGGACGTCCTCCTGAGGATTGACGACGAGATTTCAGGGATATACCGGCCGTGGACAACGGGCAACGTCACCAAAGACATGACCGACAATCTCCTCAATCTGATGGAAGGGTTCTCGTGGTGAAGGCTAAGAAGAGGGTGGCAGAGACCCCAATAAGGAAAGCCCCCATGGAGAGGTTCAACGTTGCAATGCCCTCTCCTATCAGCCACGCAAAAGCCACCTGAGACAACGGAATCACCAGCGTCGCGAGGGCGTCAAAAACTCCCCTCGCAGTTCCGAGGCTCTCCAGAGGGATGAGCTTCTGCATTAAACTGTCGAAGGAGACGTTGAGGAGCTCCCCACCGAAGCCGAGGATGGATACTGCAGGAAACAGCGCTACCACCGAGGGGACACCAACGATGAGGAGCGCGGTGCTCTGGAGTAGCATTCCCGCGACCAGTGGTCGTTTTAAACCGGCTCGCCTTCTCCTGGCTAAGTAGGTCAGCCCTGCCATCGCCACGAGGCTTCCGGCCGTTGTGAGAGACTGGAGAAGGCCGTACAGAACCTTGCCCTCCTCAAGTTCCCTCAGGGCTGAAAAGACGAATATCCTGAAGGAGCCGAGGGCGAAGTTGAAGAGTAGGACCGAGGCGAGGATTCCAACCACGAGGCGATGGCTGATTTGCAACCGCTCCTCCTCCCCCATTTCAGTAGTCCCCTCGCGCCTCACCTCGACGTTGAGATACGGAACCAGCGTGAGCGCGCCGATTAGAAGGAGAACCGCGTCGAAGAACATTGCCCTAATTCCGAAGCGATACGCCAAGAACCCCGCCAGCGGGAACCCCGCCAGCGAGACCCCGTTACCCATGGTCGCAAGCGCCGCGTTCAGTCCCTGAAGCTCACTCTCGTCGAGGGTCATCGAGGCTACCAGCGAAAACCCGTAGTAGCGGTGGAGGATGTCCAGAGCGGAGATGCCCGAGACTATGAGGTAGAACGCCCAGACGTTCGAGGAGAGCGGCACTATGAGAACCGCCAGAAATGCCTGAAGTATGAGCGCGAGAAAGGCCAGCCTCACCTTTTTGGCCGTTCTGTCGAGAGTTCTCCCGAGGATGGGGGGAAGGACAACCCACGGCAGGTGCGTGAAGAGCGCAAAACCGCCGATGCTCACCAGCGAGCCCGTCCCCTCCAGCAGGCTCCAGGGTAGGGCGACACCCTCGATTGCATCCCCGATGATTCTAAAGGATGATGTGAGCATGTGCAGGCGGTAGAGGGTTCGCTTCATGGTGTGGAGTTAAGGGGAGGGTTTAAAAGAATTATGAATCAAAATTCATACGGGATTTAAAATGGGAACGTGGGACTTTGACAGCTGGGCCGAAAGCTACGACGAGGACGTAACAGCGGAGGACTGGATACACAAGGATTACTGGAAGGTCTTGAAACTCGTGGCCGAGCGGGCTAAAGGACTCGTCCTTGATGTAGGTTGCGGAACCGGAAACATCCTGCGCTTTCTTAACTCCGAGAGCTACGTAGGCGTTGAGCCCTCCGCCGGGATGCGTGAAAGGTTCGGGGAGAAACACGGCTTCGAGCCGCTCGACAGCCACTTCCTGGCACTTCCCCTGCAGGATGGAGTAGCTGACACCGTAATAACCACTTACGCCTTTCACCACGTGCCGGATGAGGAGAAGGAGGACGCGATAAAGGAGATGCTTCGGGTTCTAAAACCGGGCGGAAGAATTGTCATCACCGACGTCATGTTTGAGTCCGAGGACGAAAAGGCGAGAATAGGGAGGGGGTGGTCTAAAGGAGGAGATAGAGGACGAGTACTTCACGACCGTTGACATGCTGCGGAAAATCTGCACAAAACTGGGATTGGAGTGCCGGTTTGAGAGGGCGAACCGCTACATTTGGATTGTTGGAATGGTCAGCTCACGTTAACCTTAACGACCGCCCAGCTCCTCCAGCCGGCATCGGAGAGGGCAACGACGTAGAGGTAGTACGTCCCGGTTCTATCGGGCGTCACTTTGAGGATGAAGGACACACTTTTTCCGGGATTGAGGACTGCTTTTGAGGGAGTTATTTCGACCTTCAACCCCTCAACACTCTTCAACTTACCGCTCATGTAGCCCCATGAGTCTTTTGGATACCCTGGACCGAGGTAGGCCCTCAGAGTCACGTTTCCCGAGTAATGGCAGGTTTCGTTCCCAACGAAAAAAGCCTTCCCCTCAACGGTGCCACTGATTTCAGTACTCTCTCCAACGTGCAGGCTCACGTTCTCCTCCGCCAAACTTAGAATATGGGAGTTGAACTCGCCATAACCTGGATGAACGCAGGCCGTTTCGAGTCCGTGCCCTGAGCCTTTTGCATTTTTGGACTGTCCGTCCCTTGAGTAAGCCCACCCCCCAATGACCCCGCATAAAACTATCAGCACCAGGATTAGAATCATGAACCTCCTCATTGTTGTCATCTCCAATAGTTCCATCCAATTAGTGGTGTTCATGACTTAAAGTTTTCGATTGCCATGTTCTGAGGTAACGCCTCCTGCTCACCCCTGACCGGAAAGACTAAAGGATTGACCACCCCATCCTTAAACATGCCTGACGATGACCTCACCAGGGAAGTTCGGGAGCTCAGGAGGGCACTTGAGGAACTAAGGGAGGGCTTCGCAGTGGTCTCCCAGATGGCGCAGGCATATCTTAGGCTCATCAACATATACGCCCAGTACGGCGGACTTGGCATAGAAGTTGCCGTCCCTGAGATAAAGCATGACCCTATAGCGCGCGAAATCGTCCGGATTCTCTTCGACCTGAAGAGGGCCAACGTGAGCCAGATAGCGCGGGAGCTGAAGGGGAGGCGCGGAAAGGCCTCACGGAACACCGTTAGGGCAAAGCTGAGAGAGCTGGTTGAGCTTGGCATTGTCGTTGAGGTTCCCGGCGAGAGGGGGAAGGCCTACGCCCTCTCAAAGCGGGTGGTCAAAAAGTGGCTCGAAATGATCGGAATGCCGATTAGGCTTGACCGCACTAACGATTACTGAGGTGGTTGATATGGTGGACGAAAAAGCTGGAGTTAAGAAGCTGGAGGAACTTTTGGATGAGGTAACGGAAGGGATAAGGAACGCAAAGACCGAGGAGGAGGTTGAGCTCCTCAAAAAGAAGGTCGAGATCGTGGAAGACCTCATCGAGGCCTACGAGGGCGACAAAGACCTTGAGAAAATACCAGCCATCATGGACAAGGTCGGTGACATGATGGAGGACCTTCTCGAACCCCTTAAAGAGCTCCTTAAC
This genomic window from Thermococcus sp. contains:
- a CDS encoding ammonium transporter, which gives rise to MKMFDPASDGFMLIAAALVFIMTPGLALFYGGMVNKKNAVTMMMQNFFSAGWTTVIWVIIGFSLAFGKDVAGVIGNLQYFLLDHIMPNTLYPGNGQISMFTFMIYQLMFAIITPVLMTGAFADRMRFKGFVVFLTLWLVFVYFPFAHWLWGGGFLQSWGVEDFAGGLVVHTSAGFGALAAIYYLGKRKHIKAGNHNLPLIVIGTALLWFGWFGFNAGSALRVDVDTNIAFVNTMEAAAFAAITWMFWDYWKNGRWSAIGFMAGSIAGLATITPAAGYVTPRAAMAIGILAAIICHLAVDYKNKKGWDDALDVWGVHGIGGFSGIILLGIFGSSAILGSNGLIHGGTTFFLKQVAAAVGCAIYAFVVTYILMWVTDKITPIRVPEEAEKSGLDAYEWAEQAYAF
- a CDS encoding GNAT family N-acetyltransferase, producing the protein MGSLIREARPEDRPFIEEIARLTWGGDDYLARVFEEWLSDGGFYVLEMDGKVIGTAKMTLLPGKVGWLEGLRVHPDYRGRGYGRKLHDFMLELGERLAREGRIEALEFATYVLLRESVTMGQKTGFQIKAKFFVFRAKTENFEPEEPQRIEPKLEDLTLGLIPIGWRFVRRSVEALGWIKKNAELYNINGFHFLAPKEGATFTPLDVGLATLKAILPAMACVAKEMGKKTFDVMLPSGVKPLLPGIKRLGLFLWDETDGPNVLVFRRPFPKGPSS
- a CDS encoding MFS transporter — encoded protein: MKRTLYRLHMLTSSFRIIGDAIEGVALPWSLLEGTGSLVSIGGFALFTHLPWVVLPPILGRTLDRTAKKVRLAFLALILQAFLAVLIVPLSSNVWAFYLIVSGISALDILHRYYGFSLVASMTLDESELQGLNAALATMGNGVSLAGFPLAGFLAYRFGIRAMFFDAVLLLIGALTLVPYLNVEVRREGTTEMGEEERLQISHRLVVGILASVLLFNFALGSFRIFVFSALRELEEGKVLYGLLQSLTTAGSLVAMAGLTYLARRRRAGLKRPLVAGMLLQSTALLIVGVPSVVALFPAVSILGFGGELLNVSFDSLMQKLIPLESLGTARGVFDALATLVIPLSQVAFAWLIGEGIATLNLSMGAFLIGVSATLFLAFTTRTLPSD
- a CDS encoding class I SAM-dependent methyltransferase, translating into MGTWDFDSWAESYDEDVTAEDWIHKDYWKVLKLVAERAKGLVLDVGCGTGNILRFLNSESYVGVEPSAGMRERFGEKHGFEPLDSHFLALPLQDGVADTVITTYAFHHVPDEEKEDAIKEMLRVLKPGGRIVITDVMFESEDEKARIGRGWSKGGDRGRVLHDR
- a CDS encoding ArsR family transcriptional regulator, with the translated sequence MPDDDLTREVRELRRALEELREGFAVVSQMAQAYLRLINIYAQYGGLGIEVAVPEIKHDPIAREIVRILFDLKRANVSQIARELKGRRGKASRNTVRAKLRELVELGIVVEVPGERGKAYALSKRVVKKWLEMIGMPIRLDRTNDY